The Canis lupus familiaris isolate Mischka breed German Shepherd chromosome X, alternate assembly UU_Cfam_GSD_1.0, whole genome shotgun sequence genome has a segment encoding these proteins:
- the LOC119868268 gene encoding melanoma-associated antigen B4-like isoform X1: MPRGQKSKLRARKKRHEGHGEESVGVAAAAAAVAEVEGSPPRAPEAAAAPPPQPGSPGASASASGSPREQGAGSPAGSPGPSARRDPLSRKASMLVQLLLEKHSSGEPVPRAALQKTVGRKYREHFPEIFRCAAERLELVFGLELREVDARSQSYALVSKLGLAAAATSTRELPKTGLLMTLLGVIFMKGNRAAEEDIWEFLHMLGVYEGRWHLIFGEPRKLLTQDLVRQGYLEYRQVPASDPPRHEFLWGPRARAETSKMQVLQVLAKINDTVPSCFPELYAEALLDQEERAGPRASARGASATATARAASAMGASAAATTATVRGASAAAASAWGASAAATTATARWALASARGASAAAAAATATAWPPALEAALGFLRLQGGARGGGGSSSGLQRGGRSTF; this comes from the exons ATGCCTCGGGGCCAAAAGAGCAAGCTCCGTGCCCGCAAGAAACGCCACGAGGGCCACGGGGAGGAGAGTGTCGGGGTGGCGGCGGCCGCAGCGGCGGTGgcggaggtggag GGGAGTCCCCCGCGCGCccccgaggcggcggcggcgccccccCCGCAGCCCGGGTCTCCCggcgcctccgcctccgcctcggGGTCGCCGCGGGAGCAGGGCGCCGGGAGCCCCGCCGGGTCCCCCGGCCCCAGCGCCCGCAGGGACCCCCTCAGCCGCAAGGCCAGCATGCTGGTGCAGCTCCTGCTGGAGAAGCACAGCAGCGGGGAGCCCGTCCCGCGGGCCGCGCTGCAGAAGACGGTGGGCAGGAAGTACCGCGAGCACTTCCCCGAGATCTTCCGGTGCGCCGCCGAGCGCCTGGAGCTGGTCTTCGGCCTGGAGCTCAGGGAGGTCGACGCCCGCAGCCAGTCGTACGCGCTGGTCAGCAAGCTGGGcctggccgccgccgccaccagcACCCGGGAGCTGCCCAAGACCGGCCTCCTCATGACGCTGCTGGGCGTCATCTTCATGAAGGGCAACCGCGCCGCCGAGGAGGACATCTGGGAGTTCCTGCACATGCTGGGCGTCTACGAGGGCAGGTGGCACCTGATCTTCGGGGAGCCCCGGAAGCTCCTCACCCAAGACCTGGTGCGCCAGGGCTACCTGGAGTACCGCCAGGTGCCGGCCAGCGACCCCCCGCGCCACGAGTTCCTGTGGGGCCCGCGAGCCCGCGCCGAGACCAGCAAGATGCAGGTGCTGCAGGTCCTCGCCAAGATCAACGACACCGTGCCCAGCTGCTTCCCCGAGCTCTACGCCGAGGCTCTGCTAGACCAGGAGGAGCGCGCGGGGCCCAGGGCCTCGGCCAGGGGGGCCtcggccacggccacggccaggGCGGCCTCGGCCATGGGGGCCTCGGCCGCCGCGACCACGGCCACGGTCAGGGGGGCCTCGGCTGCCGCTGCCTCGGCCTGGGGGGCCTCGGCCGCCGCGACCACGGCCACGGCCAGGTGGGCCTTGGCCTCGGCCAGGGGGGCCTCGGCCGCCGCGGCCGCGGCCACAGCCACGGCCTGGCCGCCTGCCCTGGAGGCGGCGCTGGGCTTCCTCCGCCTCCAGGGAGGCGctcggggcggcggcggctcctcctCGGGGCTGCAGCGGGGCGGGCGGTCCACCTTCTGA
- the LOC119868182 gene encoding melanoma-associated antigen B5-like, protein MPRGQKSKHRTRTRTHTREKRHQSHGDSQSNEGVQSPEAQEESPISSSPALEGNTQSLSAPESTSTFQESCRASSTTIITSDISGTRSDEGENSQDEENLYFSEPLPSSESECLDILTMKVSLLEQFLLYRYKMKQPIMKEDILNIIGQNYKDHYSEILKQASEHIEIIFAVDLKEIDSTGHSYDLVSKVKLPNNGRVRAGRGLPKTGLLMTVLGVIFMKGNCAAEEDIWKFLGMMRVYAGRKHFIYGEPRKLITKDLVRLQYLEYRQVSNSDPPRYELLWGPKAQAETSKMQVLEFLAKVSDTVPSAFSTRYEEALRDEEERVQARRSARHYCYSQYVL, encoded by the coding sequence ATGCCTCGGGGTCAGAAGAGTAAGCACCGCACTCGCACTCGCACTCACACTCGTGAGAAACGCCACCAGTCTCATGGTGACTCCCAGAGTAACGAGGGAGTTCAGAGCCCTGAAGCACAGGAAGAGTCCCCCATCTCCTCTTCTCCTGCTTTGGAGGGGAATACCCAGAGTTTATCAGCTCCTGAGTCAACTAGCACTTTCCAGGAGTCTTGCAGAGCCTCATCTACCACCATTATTACTTCTGATATTTCTGGTACAAGATCTGATGAAGGTGAGAACAGTCAAGATGAGGAAAATCTCTATTTCTCTGAGCCCTTACCTTCTAGTGAGAGCGAATGCCTTGATATTCTAACTATGAAAGTGAGTTTGTTGGAACAGTTTCTTCTGTAtagatataaaatgaaacaacCCATCATGAAGGAAGATATACTGAATATTATTGGCCAAAATTACAAAGACCATTATTCTGAGATCCTTAAGCAAGCCTCTGAGCACATAGAGATTATCTTCGCAGTCGACTTGAAAGAAATTGATTCAACCGGCCACTCTTACGACCTGGTCAGCAAAGTGAAGCTACCCAACAATGGGAGGGTGCGTGCTGGCAGGGGGTTACCCAAGACCGGCCTGCTCATGACAGTCCTGGGTGTGATCTTCATGAAGGGCAACTGCGCTGCTGAGGAAGACATCTGGAAGTTCCTGGGTATGATGCGAGTATATGCCGGGAGGAAGCACTTCATCTACGGAGAGCCCAGGAAGCTCATCACCAAAGACTTGGTGAGGCTGCAGTACCTAGAGTACCGCCAGGTGTCTAACAGTGATCCTCCACGCTATGAGCTACTGTGGGGTCCGAAAGCTCAAGCTGAAACCAGCAAGATGCAAGTCCTGGAATTTTTAGCCAAGGTTAGTGATACAGTTCCCAGTGCTTTCTCAACAAGATATGAAGAAGCTCTGCGagatgaggaagagagagtccAAGCCAGGCGTTCGGCCAGGCACTACTGCTACAGCCAGTATGTGTTATAG
- the LOC119868183 gene encoding melanoma-associated antigen B5-like, whose product MPRSQKSKLQASEKRRQAQAEAQAGENAQATAAVEKESTPSFPPQYEDTAQILPPVRASSTSQWYRRAQATTFTSVGASWARSDAEYNNQDYDRANAYEAAYYTENVGEDSLTRKPGLLEQFLLYKYKMKQPILKEDMLKIIGHHYEDQFPEILKKASERIEIVFAVDLKEIDSTRQSYDLISKLKLPNNGRVRAGRGLPKTGLLMNILGMIFMKGNCAAEEDIWKFLGMMQVYAGRKHFIYGEPRKLITKDLVRLQYLEYRQVSNSDPPRYELLWGPKAQAETSKMQVLEFLAKVNDTIPSAFPSYYEEALRDEEARASAIAKVIASSRAMPWNIFPPLVKPEFCYYLDKKI is encoded by the coding sequence ATGCCTCGGAGTCAGAAGAGTAAGCTCCAGGCTTCTGAGAAACGCCGCCAGGCTCAAGCTGAGGCTCAGGCTGGTGAGAATGCTCAGGCCACAGCAGCAGTAGAAAAGGAGTccactccctcctttcctcctcagtACGAAGATACTGCCCAGATTCTGCCTCCTGTTAGGGCAAGTAGCACTTCCCAGTGGTATCGAAGAGCACAAGCCACCACCTTTACTTCTGTAGGTGCTTCTTGGGCTAGATCTGATGCAGAGTACAACAACCAAGATTATGATAGAGCAAATGCCTACGAGGCCGCCTACTACACTGAGAACGTAGGTGAAGATTCTTTGACCAGGAAGCCTGGCCTGCTGGAGCAGTTCCTTCTGTACAAGTATAAAATGAAGCAACCCATTTTGAAGGAAGACATGCTGAAGATTATCGGCCATCATTATGAAGACCAATTTCCTGAGATCCTCAAGAAAGCCTCTGAGCGCATTGAGATTGTCTTCGCAGTCGACCTGAAGGAAATTGACTCAACCAGACAATCGTATGACCTTATCAGCAAACTCAAACTCCCCAACAACGGGAGGGTGCGTGCTGGCAGGGGGTTACCCAAGACCGGTCTGCTGATGAATATCCTGGGAATGATCTTCATGAAGGGCAACTGCGCTGCTGAGGAAGACATCTGGAAGTTCCTGGGTATGATGCAAGTATATGCCGGGAGGAAGCACTTCATCTACGGAGAGCCCAGGAAGCTCATCACCAAAGACTTGGTGAGGCTGCAGTACCTAGAGTACCGCCAGGTGTCTAACAGTGATCCTCCACGCTATGAGCTACTGTGGGGTCCGAAAGCTCAAGCTGAAACCAGCAAGATGCAAGTCCTGGAATTTCTGGCAAAAGTCAACGATACCATCCCCAGTGCTTTCCCATCTTATTATGAAGAAGCTCTGCGAGATGAGGAGGCCAGAGCTAGCGCTATTGCCAAAGTCATTGCATCTTCCAGGGCTATGCCCTGGAATATCTTTCCACCCTTAGTGAAACCTGAGTTTTGTTATTATCTagataagaaaatataa